The window CCAATTGACTCCGGCGGAGATCGTCTGACGCGCGATCAGCTGCATGAACGGCGTTGATACGAATATCCTGATTTATTCGGTAGACGTGAACGAGCCGATCAAACAGCTGAAAGCCCAACAGCTACTTCAGCAGTTGGCTCGAGGCCCAGTCCCCACTTTGCTGCCATGGCAAGTCATTGCCGAATTCTTGCAGCAACTTCGGAAGTGGAAATCGGCGGGCAAAATCGATCACGCCAAATTTGTACAGCACATCCAAACGTATCGATTGCTTTTTCCTTTGGTATTTCCCAGAGCGGACATAATCGATCGCTCGTTGGCCCTCTCCGAAAAATATAGCTTGTCACACTGGGACAGCATGATTCTGGCTGCTTGCCAATCCGCCGGCATCACCACGTTGTACACAGAGGACATGGGAGCGCCGCGTACGATTGATGGCATTAGCCTAGTCAATCCGTTTTGATGCTGCGCTACTCGCTCAGACTGGGCCGCTCTTGTTCAGCAAAGAATCTCTTCCCAGCTGAATTTCACTGGCGAGGTGGACTTGATGTCCATTTTCGGTAGTTACTCGCGCGTTAATCATGTCGCCTTCGTTCGCAGTTCCGCCAGCACCCGGTACGGTTCTTCCACCATCACCACTTTCTTCGGCTGGCCCTTGGGTGGCAACTTCGGCTTCGTGGTTTCCGGCGCGTTCCAATACGGGTTCATTCCCAACATGCCACGCAGGATTATCGTGGTGACTAGGAACACGCAGTAGTGAATCGCTCCCTGGCCGAACTCGAGATCGAGGCTGGCATTGGCGCAGAAGGCGCCGATGACGACGACGACGGGAATCGCAAAGACAAAGAGAAAGCCGTTGGTCGGCGACACTTGAAAGGCGTCCATCAAGTACGCCATGACGTACCAGTACAAACCCCAGATAGCCGGATAGACCAGCGACGGCGCGATGAGCCGCAGGAGGAGTTCCTGCCGCGAGAAGGGGGCGAACTCGTCATTGCGCAAAAAGTGGTACGCGGCGTACGACAGCGGCGGCGCGAGCAGGAAGGCGCCG is drawn from Anatilimnocola floriformis and contains these coding sequences:
- a CDS encoding PIN domain-containing protein; amino-acid sequence: MNGVDTNILIYSVDVNEPIKQLKAQQLLQQLARGPVPTLLPWQVIAEFLQQLRKWKSAGKIDHAKFVQHIQTYRLLFPLVFPRADIIDRSLALSEKYSLSHWDSMILAACQSAGITTLYTEDMGAPRTIDGISLVNPF